The sequence ATCCTTATTCCTGATAATCATACATATCGGCGCGCCGGTCGTGTAGCCCCTATAGACCCCGGACACTATCTCGACTTTATCCTCCTCTCTCCTAGCGGTGCTTATATCGCTTAGCCCCGGACGCCTCTTATCCAGCTCAGCTTGAACGTCTGATTCGCTGAGCGGTAAGCCGGCTGGGCAACCGTCTAAAACAGCGCCTATGTAGAACCCGTGGCTCTCCCCAAAACATGTTAGGACGAGAGACTTGCCGATAGAGTTACCGTTCAAGGATTTCTACTCCTAGGAGGCGCATATCCCTGATAAAATCTGGATAGGACTTATTTATGCATTCGGCATCACGTATAATTGTTTCCCCATCCGCTGCTAGGGCCGCCACGGCGCAAGCCATCGCTATCCGATGGTCTCCATGAGGATCTATCTCAGCAGCCTTCAGCCTTCTTACACCGCGAACAACCAGCTTATCGTCTAAAACCCTTATATCAGCGTTCATCTTCGAAAGCTCAGCCAGCAGCGCTTCAACCCTGTCAGACTCCTTAAACCTAAGCCTCCTAACACCGCCGATAATAGACTCTCCCTCAGCCATGCATGCCAGCACGGCGCACACTGGAACAAGGTCTGGGTTATCCCTCATATCGACGTTAATCGGGTTTAATGGCCCCGCAGGTCCTTCAACATCAATAAAGTTCTCGTAAACGTTTACCCTGGCTCCGGCTTCGCTGAGGATCCTGACTATGAGCCGATCTCCTTGAAGAGAATCTCTAAAGAGGCTTTCAACCCTTATCCGCGAGCCCGTTATGGCTGCTGCGGCTAGGAGGAAAGCGGCTGAAGAATAGTCCCCCTCAATAGAATGGCTACGGGGCCTATACTCCTGCCCGGAAGGTATATTGAAAGACGTGTGCTTCCATTCAACCACGATGCCATGTTTTTCAAGCACATCTAAAGTCATGTCAACGTAAGGCTTAGACTCTAAAGACGTTGAAAGCATTATACTAGTGTCGCGCTCAGCCATAGGGGAAGCAAACAAAAGCCCCGTGATGAACTGCGAGCTCACATCACCTCTAACGACAGCCTCACCGCCCCTTATCCCGCCGCCAAAAACCACTATTGGCGGCCGACCGTCGCCGCGAGTCGAATAACATTTAACGCCCAGCTGATCTAGGGCGTCGAGTAGAGGCCCCATTGGTCTACTTCTAAGGCTTTTTCCGCCTGTGAGCACGGAGATCCCGTCGGCTAAAGCACATATCGGCGTCATGAACCTCATCGTTGAGCCGGAATCCCGGCAGTTTATCACGTCGTCCGGCGTTTTAAGCCTAGGTGACCCAAGAATCTTAAGCGTTCCATCATCGGCCCTGCTTATCTCCGCTCCGAGCTTTTGGCAAGCATCTATCGTCGCTAAGGTGTCGTCGCAGAGAAGAGCGTTACGGATTTCAGATAAACCGTTTGAGAGGGAAGCCGCTATTATGGCCCGATGGGTATAGGATTTTGAGGGCGGGGCCCTAACCGAACCTGAGAGAAGCGCTCCCCCCTTAACAACTATATCTGTCAACATGCTTCACCATCTATATGCAGTTAACTATGAAACTACAGTTTATGAGCTTTCTCATGATTTATTCTCGCGTGTATAATCTCCCCACCATGCTTCTCCCAAACGCTATAAACCTCGCTAACTCTATCCGTAGGGATGACGGCGGCGACGGCCGGACCCTTACCCGAGAGCCCAGCGGCAACAGCTCCGGCGGCTAAGGCGTCGATGGCGATTTTAGCGTCGTAGCCTAAAACTGCGGAGTAGATAAGCCCATTGAGGGTCATGGCGTGCCAGTAATCGCCTCCAAGAGCCATTTTATGCAGGGCCCTGACTTCACCGGCTATTATCCTCATCCTGCCTACATCCGACTTCGAGGTATATGCTTTCAAGGGAGGAACATGGATTAAGACCTCGTAATCCCCCTCCGGCTGAAAAACCTTCAAGATCTTCCTGCCATAGTTATCTGTTATTACGATGTTTCCGAAGTATGA is a genomic window of Candidatus Bathyarchaeia archaeon containing:
- a CDS encoding shikimate kinase, whose translation is MVSVGRAVAYGAVTIVNAISCGLGAALGIDLKTEATVKLTDEPGVIEGRVLSDPSEKPILIESVVRRVLRCFNLEDQYGAYVETQSNIPIARGLKSSSAAANALTLATLSAIGREVDDLTIVNMGVDASIDAGVTVTGAFDDACASYFGNIVITDNYGRKILKVFQPEGDYEVLIHVPPLKAYTSKSDVGRMRIIAGEVRALHKMALGGDYWHAMTLNGLIYSAVLGYDAKIAIDALAAGAVAAGLSGKGPAVAAVIPTDRVSEVYSVWEKHGGEIIHARINHEKAHKL
- the aroA gene encoding 3-phosphoshikimate 1-carboxyvinyltransferase, giving the protein MLTDIVVKGGALLSGSVRAPPSKSYTHRAIIAASLSNGLSEIRNALLCDDTLATIDACQKLGAEISRADDGTLKILGSPRLKTPDDVINCRDSGSTMRFMTPICALADGISVLTGGKSLRSRPMGPLLDALDQLGVKCYSTRGDGRPPIVVFGGGIRGGEAVVRGDVSSQFITGLLFASPMAERDTSIMLSTSLESKPYVDMTLDVLEKHGIVVEWKHTSFNIPSGQEYRPRSHSIEGDYSSAAFLLAAAAITGSRIRVESLFRDSLQGDRLIVRILSEAGARVNVYENFIDVEGPAGPLNPINVDMRDNPDLVPVCAVLACMAEGESIIGGVRRLRFKESDRVEALLAELSKMNADIRVLDDKLVVRGVRRLKAAEIDPHGDHRIAMACAVAALAADGETIIRDAECINKSYPDFIRDMRLLGVEILER